ACTGGTGCCATTGTTTCTTTTAATACTTTTACAGAATGAGCGAATTTCACTTTTTCTTCTTCATTTAGCTCAAGTTCTACGATTTCACGTACACCTTCGCGGTTAATAACAGCTGGAACACCTACGTAAGCATCTTTCTCACCGTATTGACCTTCAAGGTATGCAGATACAGTTAATACGCTGTTCTCGTTGTTTAAGATTGCTTTAGTTACACGAAGTAGTGACATACCGATTCCGTAGTACGTTGCACCTTTACGTTCGATGATATGGTAAGCTGCATCACGTACATTTTCGAAGATTTTATCTAAGTCTTCTTGTTTGTACTGTTCGTTGTTAGCTAAAATTGTTTCTAGTTTTTGTACACCGATAGTAGCGTGGCTCCATACTGGAAGTTCAGTATCACCGTGCTCACCAACAATATAAGCATGAACATTACGTGGATCTACATCTAAGTAGTCACCTAACATGTAACGGAAACGAGCAGAGTCTAAAGTAGTACCAGAACCAATTACGCGCTCTTTTGGTAGACCAGATTCTTTCCAAGTTACGTAAGTTAAAATATCAACTGGGTTAGTTGCGATTAAGAAGATTCCATCGAATCCGCTATCCATAATGCCGCGAACGATTTGTTTAAAGATCTTTGTATTTTTCTCAACTAAGTCTAAACGAGTTTCACCTGGCTTTTGTGGTAATCCAGCAGTGATAACAACTAAATCTGCATCTTTACAATCTGCATAGCTACCGCTCCAAACTTTTGTTGGTGATGGAGAGAATGGTACCGCATGGCTTAAGTCCATTGCTTCCCCTTCTGCTTTTGCTTCATTAACATCTACTAATACGAATTCTTCAGCTACACCTTGGTTAATCATTGAGTAAGCGTAACTACAACCTACAGCTCCTGTTCCTACTAATACTACACGATTGATACCTTTTTTCATGGTAATTTCCCCTCTCTATTGTTCACATATATTTTTTTATGATTGTTTAAGTAATTAATTAAAATACTAATTTAATGTTGTTTAACTTCTTTACATTCATATTGTAGCACGTATTATTGTGAATTTCTTCACAAATTATGACCTATTTGTGAACTTTTTCACATAGAGTGTAAAGTTATTAAATCAAGTATGAAATCAATCTCAATGGAGGCGTTTTCTTCAGATTGTGAAAGGGTTTTTCTTATGTTTTTGTCGGTAAGTGAAATTATATCGACGATTATTTAAATATATCAACAATTTTGGGAATATATCGACCGTAACTCAAATTATATCGTCGATTCGACAAGGAATATCGACTTACCGACAAAACCCGACAATAATGACAACATAAAGTGAACCTATAATCAGTGGGAATTTTACTGCCCGTTAATGTCGGATAAAAAAGCTGCCTCCA
This Bacillus paramycoides DNA region includes the following protein-coding sequences:
- a CDS encoding L-lactate dehydrogenase, producing MKKGINRVVLVGTGAVGCSYAYSMINQGVAEEFVLVDVNEAKAEGEAMDLSHAVPFSPSPTKVWSGSYADCKDADLVVITAGLPQKPGETRLDLVEKNTKIFKQIVRGIMDSGFDGIFLIATNPVDILTYVTWKESGLPKERVIGSGTTLDSARFRYMLGDYLDVDPRNVHAYIVGEHGDTELPVWSHATIGVQKLETILANNEQYKQEDLDKIFENVRDAAYHIIERKGATYYGIGMSLLRVTKAILNNENSVLTVSAYLEGQYGEKDAYVGVPAVINREGVREIVELELNEEEKVKFAHSVKVLKETMAPVL